TTGCCCCAGGACAGTGGGATGTAACCAGCGTCTTGAATCGTGGGAGCCATCTCGATCAGCTCGTCCCAGGTTTCGGGCGGCTCAAGGCCGAGTTCTTCCATGATCGCGCCGTTGACGAAGATGCCGAACATCTGCGCCGTCCACGGCAGCGCGTAAACGTTGCCGTCGAAGGTGAACTGGCGCAGTGGGCCGGGGAAGAACTGGTTAATGAACTCTTCGTCCATCACTTCGCTGTAGTTGACGATGGCACCCGCGCGGCCCAGCTCAGCCACCTTGACGTGCCCAAAGAAGACGTCGGGCAGCTCCTCGCCGGCGATCATCGCTTCCAGGGACGGCAGGTACTGCGCGAATGGGATGAAGTTGGTCTCGATGGTTACATTCGGATGTTCAGCTTCGAAGCCTTCGACGATGCTGCTCCACCACTCGCTCTCGTCGGTCATGGTGTCAGTCCAGTGCATAACGCGCAGCGTGATTGGTTCATCATCCTGCGCCAGGACCGGCATCGCGCCGATGACCAGAGCGATTACGACTAAAACGATCAGGGCTTTACGGAATTTCATGATCTTTCCTCCTAAATAAGATTCCTAATTGCGGAAACAACTTTGGAAATATTGCTTTTGGCTTGACCGGCGCGTACTTTGCTCAAGCCTTATGGCAATTGTCCAACCAGGAAAGATTCAAGGGCGAGGCATGCGGCTCCGAGGCCGATGCCACCTTCGCCTCCAAAGCGGGTCACTTTTATGTCGACGATCTTCAGTGGTTCACCGAGCGCGTAGTGTTGAACAATATTTTGAAGACGGGGGACAACATAGGGGCTGATCATAACCCCGCACCAACCGCCCAGTACGATAAGCTGGGGGTTGAAAAGGTTGATGATGTTGGCTATGCCTACGCCTAAGTAGCGCGTCACTTGAGTCATGACAGCAACCGCGTCCGGATCGCCGGCTTCGGCTGAATCACAGAGTTTGCGGAGCATCGCTTGCTGATCGTGCAGGCCCAGCGCTGGGTGCCGCGAGTTGACTTCCCTTAACTGGCGCAAGATTCCGGGCGCGCCAATGAATGATTCGATACAGCCCTGGCTTCCGCAACGGCAGGCCGGGCCATCAAGGGCCACGCAGGTGTGACCCCATTCTCCGGCGCTGTTGGTCGTGCCGCGGTAGAGCAGGCCGTCGATTATAATCCCGGCAGCCACGCCTGTTCCCAGCAGCAGTTCGGCCAAATTGTTGACGTGCTGGCCCACTCCGAACCACGCTTCGGCCAGGGCGAGGGCTTGCATGCCGTTGTCAAGTTGAATGGAGATATTGAGCTGCTGGTGTAGCAAGTCGAGAAAAGGAATATTGTGCCATCCCCAATTGGGAGCAAAAATCGAAACACCCCCGGTGCGGCTAACGATACCGGGCATTCCAACGCCCATCGAGATGACTCTCTGATCCGGTACGGCATGGCGACTCTGAAGGCTCATAACGCTCTTGACGATGTAAGCGGCGATGACCTCCGGGCTGTTGTCGTCGGCTGAGACATCGATGTGCACATCATCAATCTTGTTCAGCTTCATCGTGTAGAGCGCGGTGTAAATATGGGTTTCGGCCACCTCCACGCCGACGAAATAGCCATACTGCGGATTGATCGCCAGCGACGTGCGGGGCCGCCCGCCCTGCGATTCCTCCGTGCCAACCGACGTAACGACCTTTTCTTCGATCAGGTTGGCCACCAGGTTTGTCACCGTTGCCGGGCTAAGACCAGAGCGCTCGCTCAGCTCCAGGCGGCTGATCGGCTCGTTGAAGTAGATCAAGCGCAAAAGCGTTTGCTGGTTGGCACGCCGCAAATCGCGCGTGGTTTGGAGGGAAGGAAAAGTAATATTATTCATGATATAATCTCTGGTGACTTAAACTTAGACTTATTTTAAGATAAAAAATAACCCCATGTCAATCGGTTCATTCGATTGAGAAGGAGGAGACACTCGAACAACTATTAACTCTGGCTTTCGAGCTACTGTGACGTGGGCACGGAACGGCGCTCCAACGTAAAGATTCGCCTTCAAATTGTTTTGTCTGGAGGGAAACACAGTGAAAGCACGGTTGGTCCCGGTCTATTTTCCGGGCAAAAATGACGATTTTGACAGACAGCTTACGGCTCTCAAGGACCTATTGGCCGGAGAAGCCGAACTTTTGGAGCCGGTGCTGTTGGGCACCGCGCTGCCAGACGCGGACGCAGTCGTTTTCCCGCAGATGCTTGGCGAGGGCTACCGGATGCTCGATCAGTTCAAGGCGATTCCGCTGCCGGTGCTGGTGATCACGTCTGAGTTCGGCACGATGGCGATGTGGGACTGGGAGCTTGCCAGCTACCTGCGGGCGGAAGGCGTCAACGTCATCACGCCCTATGACCTTGAACAGAGCCGAAAGCTGTGCCGGGCGCTGGGCGTCAAGCGCCAGTTGATCCAATCGAAGTTCCTGGTATTCCAGGACAACCCCGGCGAGGGCTTCCAGCCGGAGATCTTCAAGCGCTTCTACTGGTGGGAAGACGAGTGCGTTCAGCGCATGTTCGACAAGTTTGGCATTACAGTCGTCAAGAAGAGTTTCAAGGAACTGGGTGCGCGCGCAAAAGCAATTCCTGACGAGGTTGCGCAGCCGGTATGGGACGAATGGGCCAGCCGGCTCAACCTAGATGCGCTGGTCCCTCGCCAGGTGCTCAGCGCCCTAAAGATCTACCTCGCCGTCAAACAAGAGCTGGATGCCGATCCGAGTGTGCAAGGGGTGGGGATCAACTGCCTGAACGAGTCCCATTTCTCCGATACGACGCCCTGCCTGGCCTGGAACATGCTCTACGAAGAGCGGCGGCTGATCTGGGGCTGCGAGGCGGACAGCGTGTCGATGCTGACCAAGTTCATCCTGAACAGGTCGCTTAATGTGCCGATCATGATGACCAACCTGTATCCCTTTCTGATGGGGCAGGCGGCGCTCAAGCACGAGCGAATCCCGGCCTTCCCCAACGTGCCCGAACCGGAAAATCACATTCTGGTCGCCCATTGCGGCTATCTCGGCGTGCTGCCGCAGTCGTTCGCAACCGAATGGACGCTGCGTCCCAAAGTGCTGCGTATCGTGGACGATAACGCAACCGCCATCGACGCCCGCCTACCCGAAGGCAATATGACTCTCGCCAAACTCGCTCCGTCGTTTGAGGCGATCACGGTCGTCGAAGGCAGTCTGGAAGGCTATGCGCAGTATCCAGGCTCTGATTGCCTGAACGGGGCGGTGCTCCGGATCCCCGACGGGTACAGTCTGATGGAGCGCGCGTCGTCGCACCATTACCTCCTGATGACCGGGCACAATCTGGCCGATATCCGGTTGATCAGCAAAGTGTTCGGCCTCGACGTAGTGACACTATAGGACGGATG
This sequence is a window from Aggregatilinea lenta. Protein-coding genes within it:
- a CDS encoding ROK family transcriptional regulator, coding for MNNITFPSLQTTRDLRRANQQTLLRLIYFNEPISRLELSERSGLSPATVTNLVANLIEEKVVTSVGTEESQGGRPRTSLAINPQYGYFVGVEVAETHIYTALYTMKLNKIDDVHIDVSADDNSPEVIAAYIVKSVMSLQSRHAVPDQRVISMGVGMPGIVSRTGGVSIFAPNWGWHNIPFLDLLHQQLNISIQLDNGMQALALAEAWFGVGQHVNNLAELLLGTGVAAGIIIDGLLYRGTTNSAGEWGHTCVALDGPACRCGSQGCIESFIGAPGILRQLREVNSRHPALGLHDQQAMLRKLCDSAEAGDPDAVAVMTQVTRYLGVGIANIINLFNPQLIVLGGWCGVMISPYVVPRLQNIVQHYALGEPLKIVDIKVTRFGGEGGIGLGAACLALESFLVGQLP